A part of Acomys russatus chromosome 21, mAcoRus1.1, whole genome shotgun sequence genomic DNA contains:
- the LOC127205265 gene encoding LOW QUALITY PROTEIN: PDZ and LIM domain protein 7-like (The sequence of the model RefSeq protein was modified relative to this genomic sequence to represent the inferred CDS: substituted 1 base at 1 genomic stop codon) has translation MDFFKVVLEGPAPWGFGLQRGKDINVPLSISRPTPGCKAAQAGVAVGDWVLSIDGENAGNLTHIKAQNKIRACGERLSLGLSRAQPVQSKPQKALAPPTDPPRYSFAPSASLNKMARPFGAPPPADSTPQQNGQLLKQLAPDASKQRLMENTEDWRPRPGTGQSRSFCILAHLTGTEFMQDPDEECMKKSSQVPRTEAPAPTSTIPQEPWLGPTAPSPTSCPPWAVDPAFAERYAPDRTSTVLTRHSQPATPTPLQNRTSVVQAAAGGGTGVGSNNGKTSICHQCHEVIRGRYLVALGHAYHPEEFVCSQCGKVLEESGFFEEKGAIFCSSCYDVRYAPSCAKCKKKIAGEIMHALKMTWHVHCFTCAACKTPIRNRAFYMEEVAPYCERDYEKMFGTKCXVCDFKIDNGDRFLEALGFSWHDTCFVCTLCQVNLEGKTFYSKKDKGLCKSHVFSHV, from the coding sequence ATGGATTTCTTCAAGGTAGTGCTGGAGGGGCCAGCCCCCTGGGGCTTCGGGCTACAAAGGGGCAAGGACATCAATGTGCCCCTCTCCATCTCTCGGCCCACTCCTGGATGCAAAGCTGCGCAGGCTGGCGTGGCTGTAGGAGACTGGGTGCTGAGTATCGATGGTGAGAACGCAGGGAACCTCACGCACATCAAGGCCCAGAACAAGATCCGGGCCTGTGGGGAGCGCCTCAGCCTGGGCCTTAGCAGGGCCCAGCCTGTTCAGAGCAAACCACAGAAGGCCCTGGCCCCTCCCACCGACCCCCCGAGGTACTCTTTTGCACCAAGCGCCTCGCTTAACAAGATGGCCCGGCCCTTTGGGGCACCCCCGCCTGCTGACAGCACCCCACAGCAGAATGGACAGCTGCTCAAACAGCTGGCCCCCGATGCCAGCAAGCAGCGGCTGATGGAAAACACCGAAGACTGGCGGCCACGGCCAGGGACAGGCCAATCCCGCTCCTTCTGCATCCTTGCCCACCTCACGGGCACAGAGTTCATGCAAGACCCGGATGAGGAATGCATGAAGAAGTCAAGCCAGGTGCCCAGGACAGAAGCCCCAGCCCCAACCTCAACTATACCCCAGGAACCCTGGCTTGGCCCCACTGCCCCCAGCCCCACCAGCTGCCCACCCTGGGCTGTGGACCCTGCATTCGCTGAGCGCTACGCCCCAGACAGAACGAGCACAGTGCTGACCcggcacagccagccagccacacccaCGCCGCTGCAGAACCGCACCTCCGTAGTGCAGGCCGCAGCTGGAGGGGGTACAGGAGTGGGCAGCAACAATGGCAAAACTTCCATATGCCACCAGTGCCACGAGGTCATCCGGGGCCGCTACCTGGTAGCACTGGGCCACGCATACCACCCTGAGGAATTTGTGTGCAGCCAGTgtgggaaggttctggaagagaGTGGCTTCTTTGAGGAGAAGGGGGCGATCTTTTGCTCCTCCTGCTATGATGTACGCTATGCACCCAGCTGTGCCAAATGCAAGAAGAAGATCGCTGGAGAGATCATGCACGCGCTGAAGATGACCTGGCATGTGCACTGCTTTACCTGTGCCGCCTGCAAAACGCCTATCCGCAACAGAGCGTTTTATATGGAGGAAGTGGCACCCTACTGCGAGCGAGACTACGAGAAGATGTTCGGCACAAAATGCTGAGTCTGTGACTTCAAGATTGACAACGGAGACCGCTTCCTGGAAGCTCTGGGCTTCAGCTGGCATGACACTTGCTTTGTCTGCACATTATGTCAGGTCAACCTGGAAGGAAAGACCTTCTACTCCAAGAAGGACAAGGGCTTGTGCAAGAGCCATGTCTTCTCCCACGTATGA